One window of Trifolium pratense cultivar HEN17-A07 linkage group LG5, ARS_RC_1.1, whole genome shotgun sequence genomic DNA carries:
- the LOC123884001 gene encoding vacuolar protein sorting-associated protein 32 homolog 2-like produces the protein MFSRVFGKPKQETSSNAVATLDKLNETLEMLEKKEKVLLKKAGAEVEKAKEFTKGKNKKAAIQCLKRKRLYEQQIEQLGNFQLRIHDQMIMLEGAKATTETVDALRTGAATMKAMQKATNIDDVDKTMDEINEQTENMKMIQEALSAPIGAAADFDEDELEAELEELESAELEEQLLQPATTAPAAAVHAPPGRQPTRPVPAKPTPEEDELAALQAEMAL, from the exons ATGTTTAGCAGAGTTTTTGGTAAACCTAAACAGGAAACTAGCAGTAATGCTGTTGCCACTTTAGACAAGTTAAACGAG ACACTAGAAATGttagagaaaaaggaaaaagtacTCCTTAAAAAGGCCGGAGCAGAAGTTGAAAAAGCCAAAGAATTCACCAAAGGAAAGAACAAAAAAG CGGCAATTCAATGTTTGAAGAGGAAGAGGTTATATGAACAACAAATTGAGCAGCTTGGAAATTTCCAGTTGCGTATTCATGACCAG ATGATAATGTTAGAAGGTGCTAAAGCCACCACAGAAACAGTAGATGCGTTAAGAACAGGAGCAGCTACTATGAAAGCTATGCAGAAAGCAAC GAATATTGATGATGTTGACAAGACCATGGACGAGATAAATGAACAGACTGAGAACATGAAGATGATTCAAGAAGCACTGTCAGCTCCAATTGGTGCAGCTGCTGATTTTGACGAG gaTGAACTGGAAGCAGAACTTGAAGAATTGGAGAGTGCTGAGTTGGAAGAACAGCTTCTTCAGCCAGCAACTACAGCTCCTGCTGCCGCAGTGCACGCCCCACCTGGTCGCCAACCTACACGCCCTGTTCCTGCAAAGCCGACTCCTGAGGAAGATGAATTGGCAGCTTTGCAGGCTGAGATGGCACTTTGA